A genomic stretch from Rhinatrema bivittatum chromosome 9, aRhiBiv1.1, whole genome shotgun sequence includes:
- the LOC115099486 gene encoding sentrin-specific protease 5-like, which yields MKLLISFIQNIRKYLLTEAREKNHPEFLQGWQTAVTKCIPQQKNDSDCGVFVLQYCKCLALDQPFQFSQDDMPRVRKRIYKELCECRLTD from the exons ATGAAATTACTTATTTCTTTCATTCAGAACATCCGAAAGTATTTACTCACCGAAGCTAGAGAGAAGAACCATCCAGAGTTCCTTCAGGGTTGGCAGACTGCTGTTACAAAG TGCATTCCACAACAGAAAAATGACAGTGACTGTGGAGTATTTGTGCTCCAG TACTGCAAGTGCCTCGCCTTAGACCAGCCTTTTCAGTTCTCCCAAGATGATATGCCCCGAGTAAGGAAGAGGATTTACAAGGAGCTGTGTGAATGCCGACTAACAGACTAA